One window from the genome of Magnolia sinica isolate HGM2019 chromosome 4, MsV1, whole genome shotgun sequence encodes:
- the LOC131242797 gene encoding elongation factor 1-gamma 2-like isoform X1, with product MALILHASSRNKNGFKVRITAEYSGVKVELAKNFEMGVSNKTPEFLQMNPLGKVPVLETPDGPIFESNAIARYVARLKGDNTLYGSSLIEYGHIEQWIDFASMEVDANISRWCYPRLGWANMVHLPPAEEAAIAALKRALTALNTHLAANTYLVGHCVTLADIVMTCNLYVGFIHIMTKNFTSEFPHVERYFWTMVNQPHFCKVMGEVKQADSVPPVQSAKKPVPAKESKPKTKDEPKKEIKKESAKPKAEDAEEEEEAPKPKPKNPLDLLPPSKMVLDEWKRLYSNTKTNFHEVAIKGFWDMYDPDGYSLWFCEYKYNDENTVSFVTLNKVSGFLQRMDLARKYAFGKMLVIGSEAPYKVKGLWLFRGQEIPQFVIDECYDMELYEWSKVDISDEAQKERVNAMIEDLEPFEGESLLDAKCFK from the exons ATGGCTCTG ATCTTGCATGCCTCAAGTAGGAACAAAAATGGTTTCAAGGTTCGCATCACAGCTGAGTATTCTGGGGTCAAGGTCGAACTGGCTAAGAATTTTGAGATGGGAGTATCTAATAAAACTCCTGAGTTTCTTCAGATGAACCCCTTAGGGAAG GTTCCAGTGCTAGAAACACCTGATGGTCCCATATTTGAGAGTAACGCCATTGCACGTTATG TTGCTCGCTTGAAGGGCGACAATACTCTTTATGGGTCATCCCTGATTGAATAT GGGCATATTGAACAATGGATTGATTTTGCATCAATGGAAGTTGATGCGAATATTTCACGGTGGTGTTACCCCAGACTTGGTTGGGCAAACATGGTGCACCTTCCTCCG GCTGAGGAAGCTGCAATTGCTGCTTTGAAGAGGGCACTAACTGCTTTGAATACACATCTCGCCGCAAACACTTACTTAGTGGGCCATTGCGTCACTCTTGCTGACATTGTAATGACATGTAACTTGTATGTGGGTTTCATTCACATAATGACTAAGAATTTCACCTCGGAGTTCCCTCATGTTGAGAGATATTTCTGGACCATGGTTAATCAACCACACTTCTGCAAAGTTATGGGTGAGGTAAAGCAGGCAGACTCTGTTCCACCTGTTCAGTCTGCAAAGAAGCCTGTTCCAGCAAAAGAGTCAAAGCCAAAGACCAAGGATGAGCcaaagaaagaaatcaagaaagAATCTGCTAAGCCTAAAGCAGAGGATgcagaggaggaggaagaggcaCCGAAGCCGAAGCCAAAAAATCCTCTTGATTTACTGCCTCCGAGTAAGATGGTATTGGATGAGTGGAAGAGGCTGTACTCAAATACAAAGACCAACTTCCATGAGGTTGCAATTAAAG GATTTTGGGATATGTATGATCCTGATGGATACTCTCTCTGGTTTTGCGAATATAAATACAATGATGAGAATACAGTCTCATTCGTCACTTTGAACAAAGTGAGCGGCTTCCTTCAACGCATGGATTTGGCTCGGAAGTATGCTTTTGGAAAGATGTTGGTGATTGGTTCAGAAGCACCCTATAAGGTGAAAGGGCTGTGGCTCTTCCGTGGGCAAGAGATACCTCAATTCGTTATTGATGAGTGCTATGACATGGAACTCTATGAGTGGTCGAAGGTTGACATATCTGATGAAGCACAGAAGGAACGTGTTAATGCAATGATTGAAGATCTGGAGCCTTTTGAAGGCGAATCCCTGTTGGACGCAAAGTGTTTTAAGTGA
- the LOC131242797 gene encoding elongation factor 1-gamma 2-like isoform X2, whose protein sequence is MQILHASSRNKNGFKVRITAEYSGVKVELAKNFEMGVSNKTPEFLQMNPLGKVPVLETPDGPIFESNAIARYVARLKGDNTLYGSSLIEYGHIEQWIDFASMEVDANISRWCYPRLGWANMVHLPPAEEAAIAALKRALTALNTHLAANTYLVGHCVTLADIVMTCNLYVGFIHIMTKNFTSEFPHVERYFWTMVNQPHFCKVMGEVKQADSVPPVQSAKKPVPAKESKPKTKDEPKKEIKKESAKPKAEDAEEEEEAPKPKPKNPLDLLPPSKMVLDEWKRLYSNTKTNFHEVAIKGFWDMYDPDGYSLWFCEYKYNDENTVSFVTLNKVSGFLQRMDLARKYAFGKMLVIGSEAPYKVKGLWLFRGQEIPQFVIDECYDMELYEWSKVDISDEAQKERVNAMIEDLEPFEGESLLDAKCFK, encoded by the exons ATGCAG ATCTTGCATGCCTCAAGTAGGAACAAAAATGGTTTCAAGGTTCGCATCACAGCTGAGTATTCTGGGGTCAAGGTCGAACTGGCTAAGAATTTTGAGATGGGAGTATCTAATAAAACTCCTGAGTTTCTTCAGATGAACCCCTTAGGGAAG GTTCCAGTGCTAGAAACACCTGATGGTCCCATATTTGAGAGTAACGCCATTGCACGTTATG TTGCTCGCTTGAAGGGCGACAATACTCTTTATGGGTCATCCCTGATTGAATAT GGGCATATTGAACAATGGATTGATTTTGCATCAATGGAAGTTGATGCGAATATTTCACGGTGGTGTTACCCCAGACTTGGTTGGGCAAACATGGTGCACCTTCCTCCG GCTGAGGAAGCTGCAATTGCTGCTTTGAAGAGGGCACTAACTGCTTTGAATACACATCTCGCCGCAAACACTTACTTAGTGGGCCATTGCGTCACTCTTGCTGACATTGTAATGACATGTAACTTGTATGTGGGTTTCATTCACATAATGACTAAGAATTTCACCTCGGAGTTCCCTCATGTTGAGAGATATTTCTGGACCATGGTTAATCAACCACACTTCTGCAAAGTTATGGGTGAGGTAAAGCAGGCAGACTCTGTTCCACCTGTTCAGTCTGCAAAGAAGCCTGTTCCAGCAAAAGAGTCAAAGCCAAAGACCAAGGATGAGCcaaagaaagaaatcaagaaagAATCTGCTAAGCCTAAAGCAGAGGATgcagaggaggaggaagaggcaCCGAAGCCGAAGCCAAAAAATCCTCTTGATTTACTGCCTCCGAGTAAGATGGTATTGGATGAGTGGAAGAGGCTGTACTCAAATACAAAGACCAACTTCCATGAGGTTGCAATTAAAG GATTTTGGGATATGTATGATCCTGATGGATACTCTCTCTGGTTTTGCGAATATAAATACAATGATGAGAATACAGTCTCATTCGTCACTTTGAACAAAGTGAGCGGCTTCCTTCAACGCATGGATTTGGCTCGGAAGTATGCTTTTGGAAAGATGTTGGTGATTGGTTCAGAAGCACCCTATAAGGTGAAAGGGCTGTGGCTCTTCCGTGGGCAAGAGATACCTCAATTCGTTATTGATGAGTGCTATGACATGGAACTCTATGAGTGGTCGAAGGTTGACATATCTGATGAAGCACAGAAGGAACGTGTTAATGCAATGATTGAAGATCTGGAGCCTTTTGAAGGCGAATCCCTGTTGGACGCAAAGTGTTTTAAGTGA